The genomic DNA CCGGTGACGATGGCGATTTTTCCGCTGAGATCGAATGTGTTGGTGGCTGTCATAGATCGCTCTTGTTGAGGTTGCATCGCCATGCCGTCCAGGGCGTCATCGCAGCGTGATCCATTCGCATGAGTTGCCGTGTTCCAGATGAGGCCAGCTGTTGTACGTCACGAGACTGGCACCATGTGCACCGAGGCGCAGCCGCGTCATGCCACTGTTGACCAGGGGCCAGCTCAGATGGAAGGTCTGCTCGAGCGGCACGCCCAGTAACGTACCGACGATCACGGCAATCGGACCGCCCGACGTAAATGCCCAGATCGACGAGGCTGATCGTTGCTGCAATTGCGCCAACGCATCGAGCACCCGCTCGCGGAACATCGGCCAAGTGCAGCTGTAGTCGGCATCGTGCTTGCCGCCGATCCAGCGATGCAGTGCGGCGACGAACAGCTCCTGAAAGGCACGCTTGGGATCGCTCTCCTGCTTCAGCGCCTCGCGCAATTGGCCTGCGCCGGCCAGGTCCGGGCGTTGACGGGCCAGCAGTTCGTGGTGATCGACTTCGTCCAGGCCGTCGAGCAACAACGGTTCGGCCTCGACCTTGGCAGCGGCCAGGCAAAGCGTGGCGGTATCGCGATGACGGACGCGCGGCCCGATCGCGACCAGATCCGGCGCCTGCCCGCACTTTGCCAGCCACGCTCCCAGCTCGCGTGACTG from Dyella sp. GSA-30 includes the following:
- a CDS encoding histidine phosphatase family protein, with the protein product MAKVTRELLLIRHGQASFHAEDYDRLSGIGEKQSRELGAWLAKCGQAPDLVAIGPRVRHRDTATLCLAAAKVEAEPLLLDGLDEVDHHELLARQRPDLAGAGQLREALKQESDPKRAFQELFVAALHRWIGGKHDADYSCTWPMFRERVLDALAQLQQRSASSIWAFTSGGPIAVIVGTLLGVPLEQTFHLSWPLVNSGMTRLRLGAHGASLVTYNSWPHLEHGNSCEWITLR